A stretch of the Nicotiana tabacum cultivar K326 chromosome 6, ASM71507v2, whole genome shotgun sequence genome encodes the following:
- the LOC107778898 gene encoding bidirectional sugar transporter SWEET3-like has product MGDMLRLAVGVMGNAASMLLYAAPMLTFSRVIKKKNTEGFSCVPYVLALFNCCLYTWYGLPVVSYRWENFPVVTINGIGILLEISFILIYFWFSSPKGKKEVANMVVPIILICVATGIISAFVFHDHRRRKVFVGSIGLVASVAMYASPLVVVRQVIKTKSVEFMPFYLSFFSFLASCLWMAYGLLSHDLFLASPNLAGTPLCILQLILYCKYRKNPIKDLEPKKWPDLEYNDEKIKQEFPLDEIKESKLIVTENLSTKT; this is encoded by the exons ATGGGTGATATGTTGCGTTTGGCAGTAGGAGTAATGG GGAATGCCGCCTCCATGTTGCTCTATGCTGCACCTAT GCTGACTTTCTCTAGAGTTATAAAGAAGAAGAATACCGAAGGATTTTCATGCGTACCTTACGTACTAGCATTGTTCAACTGTTGTCTCTACACATGGTATGGGTTACCAGTAGTAAGTTATCGATGGGAAAATTTCCCAGTGGTTACTATTAATGGAATAGGGATTCTTTTGGAGATCTCTTTCATTCTCATATATTTCTGGTTTTCTTCCCCTAAAGGAAAG AAGGAGGTAGCTAATATGGTGGTGCCTATAATTCTAATATGCGTGGCAACAGGAATTATATCTGCATTTGTATTTCATGATCACCGCCGTCGCAAGGTTTTTGTAGGGAGCATTGGACTGGTAGCTTCAGTCGCTATGTATGCTTCCCCTCTAGTTGTTGTG AGACAAGTGATAAAGACAAAGAGCGTGGAATTTATGCCATTTTACTTgtcatttttctcatttcttgCTAGTTGCCTTTGGATGGCCTATGGTCTCTTGAGCCATGATCTCTTTCTAGCG TCTCCAAATCTGGCGGGAACACCCCTGTGTATCCTGCAGCTTATATTGTATTGCAAGTACCGAAAGAACCCCATAAAGGATTTAGAACCAAAGAAATGGCCAGATTTGGAATATAACGATGAGAAAATCAAGCAAGAATTCCCATTGGATGAGATAAAAGAATCGAAGTTAATTGTCACTGAGAATCTCAGTACCAAGACTTGA
- the LOC107778896 gene encoding pentatricopeptide repeat-containing protein At4g13650-like isoform X2 has product MIIRPLFTGPWKHHRWKGSLRFFSNICYYRNNAPPSKSDVVVSTNKAITELMKEGSIEPARKLFDEMPERTVVSWNTTISGYSEWGKFTEALKLVSLMHGSYMELNESTFSSVLSVCARSQSLSRGKQVHGLVLKSGYQSFRFVGSAILYLYSTCCEIEDARMVFDVLHQENELLWSLMLAGYVQCNLLTDAFEIFRKMPTHDVVAWTTLISGYSKVEGGCHKALELFRSMREDDNVVPNEYTLDCALRASGRLGSFYEGRALHGLVVKLGFEWDNSVSGALVDFYCNCEVLDDAMLVYSALVNPSLNDSNLLIGGLIKAGRIGVARSLFNGLIKRDPASYSLMIKGYAMSGLVEESKQLFLEMPERTLISLNTMITVYSRNGGIDKAVQLFEEAKVQENSVTWNSMISGYTQNDQHESALKLYTTMRRLAISQTRSTFALLFHACSCLGSLQQGKLIHADLIKTPFGSNNYVGTALVDMYSKSTFVGVLLACTRVGLVGEGTRLFHVMQEQYGITPTLEHYTCLVDLLGRSGHLHEAEKLVNRMHIEPDSIIFVALLNACWFWMDVEIGERVAEKLFSLDPKSTSGCVIMSNMYAGFGRWSQKMRARKVLRNLQYKKDPGYSWIELNNKVQFFYVDDRTHHFCNIIYSTLENLTANVNSEINFDCTSSRLYWERELLS; this is encoded by the exons atgatTATAAGGCCATTATTTACGGGTCCCTGGAAGCATCACCGCTGGAAAGGGAGTCTGAGATTTTTTTCGAACATATGCTACTATAGAAATAATGCTCCGCCATCGAAGTCCGACGTCGTTGTCTCCACTAACAAAGCCATAACAGAGCTAATGAAAGAGGGTTCAATTGAACCAGCTCGAAAGCTGTTCGACGAAATGCCTGAGAGAACCGTTGTCTCATGGAATACCACTATTTCTGGGTATTCCGAATGGGGAAAGTTCACCGAAGCGTTAAAGTTAGTTTCTTTGATGCACGGCAGCTATATGGAGCTAAATGAATCTACTTTTTCCTCAGTTCTAAGTGTTTGTGCTCGATCACAGTCGCTCAGCCGTGGCAAGCAAGTCCATGGGCTAGTCTTGAAATCTGGATATCAAAGTTTTCGTTTTGTGGGTAGTGCTATATTGTATCTTTACTCCACTTGTTGTGAAATTGAAGATGCGAGGATGGTATTTGATGTGTTGCATCAGGAGAATGAGTTGTTATGGAGCTTGATGCTTGCGGGATATGTTCAATGTAATCTGCTAACTGATGCTTTTGAGATTTTTAGGAAAATGCCAACCCATGATGTTGTTGCTTGGACCACTTTGATTTCTGGATACTCAAAGGTTGAAGGTGGATGTCACAAGGCTTTAGAGTTGTTTAGGTCAATGAGAGAGGATGATAACGTGGTCCCGAATGAATACACCTTGGACTGTGCTTTGAGGGCTTCCGGTAGATTGGGATCTTTTTATGAGGGTAGAGCACTTCATGGGTTGGTAGTGAAGCTTGGGTTTGAGTGGGATAATTCAGTTTCTGGTGCACTGGTTGATTTTTATTGTAATTGTGAGGTTCTTGATGATGCTATGTTGGTCTATAGTGCACTAGTTAATCCTTCCTTAAATGATTCAAACTTGCTGATTGGAGGGCTAATCAAGGCAGGCAGGATTGGGGTAGCTCGATCACTGTTTAACGGATTAATCAAGCGGGATCCTGCTTCATACAGTTTGATGATCAAAGGATATGCCATGTCTGGCCTAGTGGAGGAGTCAAAACAGTTGTTTCTGGAGATGCCGGAAAGAACTTTAATTTCCCTCAATACCATGATTACTGTGTACTCAAGGAATGGTGGAATCGATAAAGCTGTCCAGCTTTTTGAAGAAGCCAAAGTACAGGAAAATTCTGTTACTTGGAATTCTATGATTTCAGGATATACCCAAAATGATCAACATGAGAGTGCGTTAAAGTTGTATACGACCATGAGAAGGTTAGCAATTAGCCAAACTAGGTCAACATTTGCTCTCCTGTTTCACGCTTGCTCCTGCCTTGGATCACTTCAGCAAGGTAAATTGATTCACGCAGATTTGATTAAAACTCCATTCGGATCCAATAACTATGTTGGAACAGCTCTTGTTGACATGTACTCCAAAT CAACTTTTGTGGGTGTCTTATTGGCTTGTACTCGTGTAGGTCTGGTGGGGGAGGGCACAAGACTTTTCCACGTTATGCAAGAACAATATGGTATAACACCCACCCTGGAACACTACACGTGCTTGGTAGATCTTCTTGGTAGATCAGGCCATCTACATGAAGCTGAGAAGCTTGTTAACAGAATGCATATTGAACCAGATAGCATTATTTTTGTTGCACTGCTTAATGCTTGTTGGTTCTGGATGGATGTGGAAATTGGTGAGAGGGTGGCTGAGAAACTGTTCTCGTTGGATCCCAAGTCTACATCCGGCTGTGTTATCATGTCCAATATGTATGCAGGATTTGGCAGGTGGTCGCAGAAGATGAGAGCGAGGAAAGTATTGagaaatctgcagtataagaagGATCCTGGATATAGTTGGATTGAACTAAACAACAAGGTTCAATTTTTTTATGTAGATGATAGAACACATCATTTTTGTAATATAATTTACTCGACTTTGGAAAACCTAACAGCAAATGTGAACTCCGAAATTAATTTTGATTGTACTTCTTCAAGATTATATTGGGAAAGGGAGTTACTATCTTAG
- the LOC107778896 gene encoding pentatricopeptide repeat-containing protein At4g13650-like isoform X1: protein MIIRPLFTGPWKHHRWKGSLRFFSNICYYRNNAPPSKSDVVVSTNKAITELMKEGSIEPARKLFDEMPERTVVSWNTTISGYSEWGKFTEALKLVSLMHGSYMELNESTFSSVLSVCARSQSLSRGKQVHGLVLKSGYQSFRFVGSAILYLYSTCCEIEDARMVFDVLHQENELLWSLMLAGYVQCNLLTDAFEIFRKMPTHDVVAWTTLISGYSKVEGGCHKALELFRSMREDDNVVPNEYTLDCALRASGRLGSFYEGRALHGLVVKLGFEWDNSVSGALVDFYCNCEVLDDAMLVYSALVNPSLNDSNLLIGGLIKAGRIGVARSLFNGLIKRDPASYSLMIKGYAMSGLVEESKQLFLEMPERTLISLNTMITVYSRNGGIDKAVQLFEEAKVQENSVTWNSMISGYTQNDQHESALKLYTTMRRLAISQTRSTFALLFHACSCLGSLQQGKLIHADLIKTPFGSNNYVGTALVDMYSKCGSLGDAQASFHSIAFPNVAAWTALINGYAHHGLGSEALKCFHQMLDEGIDPNAATFVGVLLACTRVGLVGEGTRLFHVMQEQYGITPTLEHYTCLVDLLGRSGHLHEAEKLVNRMHIEPDSIIFVALLNACWFWMDVEIGERVAEKLFSLDPKSTSGCVIMSNMYAGFGRWSQKMRARKVLRNLQYKKDPGYSWIELNNKVQFFYVDDRTHHFCNIIYSTLENLTANVNSEINFDCTSSRLYWERELLS from the coding sequence atgatTATAAGGCCATTATTTACGGGTCCCTGGAAGCATCACCGCTGGAAAGGGAGTCTGAGATTTTTTTCGAACATATGCTACTATAGAAATAATGCTCCGCCATCGAAGTCCGACGTCGTTGTCTCCACTAACAAAGCCATAACAGAGCTAATGAAAGAGGGTTCAATTGAACCAGCTCGAAAGCTGTTCGACGAAATGCCTGAGAGAACCGTTGTCTCATGGAATACCACTATTTCTGGGTATTCCGAATGGGGAAAGTTCACCGAAGCGTTAAAGTTAGTTTCTTTGATGCACGGCAGCTATATGGAGCTAAATGAATCTACTTTTTCCTCAGTTCTAAGTGTTTGTGCTCGATCACAGTCGCTCAGCCGTGGCAAGCAAGTCCATGGGCTAGTCTTGAAATCTGGATATCAAAGTTTTCGTTTTGTGGGTAGTGCTATATTGTATCTTTACTCCACTTGTTGTGAAATTGAAGATGCGAGGATGGTATTTGATGTGTTGCATCAGGAGAATGAGTTGTTATGGAGCTTGATGCTTGCGGGATATGTTCAATGTAATCTGCTAACTGATGCTTTTGAGATTTTTAGGAAAATGCCAACCCATGATGTTGTTGCTTGGACCACTTTGATTTCTGGATACTCAAAGGTTGAAGGTGGATGTCACAAGGCTTTAGAGTTGTTTAGGTCAATGAGAGAGGATGATAACGTGGTCCCGAATGAATACACCTTGGACTGTGCTTTGAGGGCTTCCGGTAGATTGGGATCTTTTTATGAGGGTAGAGCACTTCATGGGTTGGTAGTGAAGCTTGGGTTTGAGTGGGATAATTCAGTTTCTGGTGCACTGGTTGATTTTTATTGTAATTGTGAGGTTCTTGATGATGCTATGTTGGTCTATAGTGCACTAGTTAATCCTTCCTTAAATGATTCAAACTTGCTGATTGGAGGGCTAATCAAGGCAGGCAGGATTGGGGTAGCTCGATCACTGTTTAACGGATTAATCAAGCGGGATCCTGCTTCATACAGTTTGATGATCAAAGGATATGCCATGTCTGGCCTAGTGGAGGAGTCAAAACAGTTGTTTCTGGAGATGCCGGAAAGAACTTTAATTTCCCTCAATACCATGATTACTGTGTACTCAAGGAATGGTGGAATCGATAAAGCTGTCCAGCTTTTTGAAGAAGCCAAAGTACAGGAAAATTCTGTTACTTGGAATTCTATGATTTCAGGATATACCCAAAATGATCAACATGAGAGTGCGTTAAAGTTGTATACGACCATGAGAAGGTTAGCAATTAGCCAAACTAGGTCAACATTTGCTCTCCTGTTTCACGCTTGCTCCTGCCTTGGATCACTTCAGCAAGGTAAATTGATTCACGCAGATTTGATTAAAACTCCATTCGGATCCAATAACTATGTTGGAACAGCTCTTGTTGACATGTACTCCAAATGTGGGAGCCTTGGTGATGCTCAAGCGTCGTTTCACAGCATTGCTTTTCCTAATGTAGCAGCATGGACAGCTCTGATTAATGGGTATGCACATCATGGGCTTGGCTCTGAGGCGCTTAAATGTTTTCACCAAATGTTAGACGAAGGAATCGATCCAAATGCAGCAACTTTTGTGGGTGTCTTATTGGCTTGTACTCGTGTAGGTCTGGTGGGGGAGGGCACAAGACTTTTCCACGTTATGCAAGAACAATATGGTATAACACCCACCCTGGAACACTACACGTGCTTGGTAGATCTTCTTGGTAGATCAGGCCATCTACATGAAGCTGAGAAGCTTGTTAACAGAATGCATATTGAACCAGATAGCATTATTTTTGTTGCACTGCTTAATGCTTGTTGGTTCTGGATGGATGTGGAAATTGGTGAGAGGGTGGCTGAGAAACTGTTCTCGTTGGATCCCAAGTCTACATCCGGCTGTGTTATCATGTCCAATATGTATGCAGGATTTGGCAGGTGGTCGCAGAAGATGAGAGCGAGGAAAGTATTGagaaatctgcagtataagaagGATCCTGGATATAGTTGGATTGAACTAAACAACAAGGTTCAATTTTTTTATGTAGATGATAGAACACATCATTTTTGTAATATAATTTACTCGACTTTGGAAAACCTAACAGCAAATGTGAACTCCGAAATTAATTTTGATTGTACTTCTTCAAGATTATATTGGGAAAGGGAGTTACTATCTTAG